GACTCGCCTACGTGGTCTATGCCTACTGGTCGCCTCAGTTTGACTATCCGGGCGTGTTTGTGGGCGGCGGCCAGACCCGCTCCGATGCCACCGTTCCCTTTATCCAGGCGCTCAAGACGGAAATCGAGCGAGTCCGCACAACGCCCGTGTCCGATGACGAGCTACAGCAGGCTAAGGACTCAGCCCTCAACGCCTTTGTGTTTAACTTTGAAACGCCGGGGCAAACGCTCTCTCGCCTGATGCGCTACGAATACTATGGCTATCCCAAGGACTTTATCTTCCAGTACCAGAGACAGGTCGAAGCCACCACCGCCGAAGACATACTCCGCGCCGCCCAGACCTATCTCCAGCCCGATAAGCTGGTGACGCTGGTGGTGGGCAATGCCGCTGCGATTCAGCCGCCGCTTTCGACCCTAGGGAGCAGCCCGCAGCCGATTGATATCACGATCCCGGAGTAGGAGAGACGGGAAAAATGAAGAACGAAGAACGAAAAATGAAAAACGAAACCTCTTCGTTCTTCGTTCTTCTCTCTTTCTCCCTTAGCTCTCCTTGTCCTGGGCGATCGCCCCGACAGTTCCTTGAACTGCCTGGATGTAGTCGGTAGGCGTGATCAGGATTTGCAGCCCGCGCATTCCGGCAGAGATGGTGATCGTGTCGAATAGCTCGATCAGTTCGTCTACGTAAACTGGGTAGTCTTTTTTGCAGGCGAGGGCCGTCACGCCGCCGCGAATGTAGCCCGTGAGCGGCTGCACCTCTTTGAGGGGAACTGTTTCAACCTTGCGGTTGCCGGAGAGGGCGGCCAGCGCCTTCAGGTTCAGGTGCATGTTGCCAGGAATGACTGCGAGAATTACGCCTGTGCGATCGCCCCTGGCAACCAGCGTTTTGAACACGCGCTCCGGCTCCAGCCCAATTTTTGCCGCCACGGACTCCGCCGCTAGGTCATCGGGGTTGACTTCGTATTCCAGCAGTTCATAGGCAATGCCCAGTTTATCCAGGGCGCGGGCGGCGTTCGTTTTCATATCCAGTGACTTCTCAGCCAACCCTCTTATGATACGAGTCATGTCGATTCTGGATTTTAGATTCGCGTTTGGATGATTAGTCCAAAAGTCCACCAGGGTAGTCTGCTGATTAGCGGGGCAGGTATGTCAGACTACTGGGACGGCACTGAATTTGACCACGACGCTGCACCCTGGGCAGAGTTTGAAGTAGCCTACGAAGGCGAAGTGGCGACGCTGCTGCTGCGAGTATCAGCCCAGCATGATGCACGCTAAGTTAATTCTGGTGGATGAGGCCTAGGTCAGCACGGGCAGCGCCAACCTCGACCCGCGCAGTGCGTTTCACAATGACGAACTCAACATTTCGGGGCGCTATCCGGCGCTGGCTCAAAACCTGGAGCAGTTCTTTATCGGGGCGATCGCCGATAGCCAGTGTCTCACCTATGCCGATTGGCAAAATCGCCCCTTGTTTGACCATCTCGCGGGACGGGTGGTGCTGCTGTTCAAAAATCTGCTGTAATCTGCTGTAATAAGTCGGGACTCGGGAACTTGGGGTCAGCCATATCGCTTCACAACACCGAGGCAAATTGGGGTTAAACCTTAGAGATTTAGCAGGCATGAGAGTTTGGCAGGGGCTATGGCTGGGCTGGCTGCTGGCAGGCGGACTGGCTGCTGGACTGGCAGTCGGACTGGCGGGGTGCGATCGCTCTGTGGCAGGCGCAGGCAGCCCGACGGGTTTATCGGCTTCATCAGCGCCACCCGCCCAAGACTTGTCCTCAGATGTGTCTCCAGACTTGCCCCCAGACTTGCCTCCAGAAGCGTCCCCAGACGTGCAGCATGACCAGCATGACGTGCAATATCGCGTAGAAGCGCTGCCCACGGCGGACGTGCATTGGGTGATGGTGCCGATTCGCACGTTTGAGGTTGTGCCTGCGATCGCCCAAGCGTTGCAGCCGCTGCCCCAGTTTGCCGCGCAGTCGGGAACCGTGGCCGCTATCAACGCGGGCTTTTTTGACCCGGTGAACGGACTCACCACTTCCTATGTAGTGCAAAACGGGCAACTCGTCGCCGACCCGCACCAAAACGATCGCCTCATGCAAAACCCCAACCTCGCGCCCTACCTGCCCAAAATCCTCAACCGCTCGGAGTTTCGCCGCTATCGCTGTGGGCAACCGGGGCAGGAACGCGACCACTATGCGATCGCCCTTCATGCCGAAGCCGTCCCGCTCGGCTGTACGCTGCAAGACGCGATCGGCGGCGGCCCGCGCCTGCTGCCAGACCTGACGCTCGAAGCCGAGGGCTTTGCCGACCCCGCCACGGGCCGCGATGCCATTGGCAGCACCCAGCCCAATGCCCGCTCTGCCGTCGGGATTTTGCCCAATGGAGACATTGTGCTAGCGATGGCCGCTCAGCGCCCCGACGCGCCGACCAGTTCTGGGCTGTCGCTGGCGGAGTTGTCGAACTTTCTGCGATCGCTCGGTGTGGTAGACGCAATGAACCTGGATGGCGGCAGTTCCGCTTCGCTGTACGTCAGCGGGAACACCGTCTTGGGTCGCGTCGATGCCCAGGGCAGCCCGATTCAGCGGCCGGTGAAGTCGGTGCTGGAGGTGCGCCGCAGACCCAGGGACTAGAGGGCGCTATTCCTCATCACGCCCCCATCACTCGCTGGTAGGTCTTTTGATACATTTCAACAATGTGATCCCCTGCGGTGATGGGCGGATATTTCGGCGGGTTCGTTTCGCTCTGGCAGGTGGGCAGGCATTCGACCAGCGCATGGTAGTTGATGTCGAAAAAGAAGGGAACGGAGTAGCGATCGCCCCCTGAACGGTTCACCACGCGATGGGGCGTGGACTGATAGTAGTCGTTGGTCCAGCGGGCCATCATGTCGCCGATGTTGATTACAAAGGTATCGGGAATCGGCTCGGCAGCAATCCAGTCGCCGCTGGCGGTTTTCACCTCTAGCCTGCCCGCCGCGTCTTGCAGCAGGATTGTGAGGCAGCCCCAGTCGGTATGAGCGCCGCAGCCCCAAGTGCGATCGTCTGCCTGTACGGGATGGGGCGGGTAGTGCAGCAGTCGCAAAATGGGCATGGGGTCGTCGGCCAGGGGATCAAAGTGATGCTCCTCCAGGTCGAGCGAGAGCGCCAGCCCTCGCATCAGTTGATAAGACAAATTCAGCATGGCAGCGAAATATTGCTCTACGACCTCGCGCCAGCCGGGGAGGTTGCGGGAATACAGGTTGGGGCCGTGGTTGGGCGTGTTTGCCTGCACCAACGGGTCGTCGGGGCCGCGATGCAGCCCGATATAAATGCTCTCCTTGAGATCCGGCGCGGCGTTGAGATCGAGCGTCTGGTGCTTCAAAGGCTCGTAGCCGCGAGAGATGGGAGAGTGCTGGATCGAAATCTCTAGCTTGTCTGCATCGGGCAGCGCAAAGAAGCGATGAGATTCGGCAAAGATCTGGTCAACTAGCGCAGCATCGATGCCGTGGTTGGCAATGTAGAAAAAGCCGACTTCGTGACTGGCTTTGCGGAGGTGGGCAGCGACGGCTTTGCGTTCTGCCCAATCGGGCGATCGCAGCCCGCCGATGTCAATCACTGGAATCGTGTGGATGGGGGAGAGAACAGAAGTGACCATCAGAGGTTTTGAGCGAAACAGTTGACCGTCAGCATAGCGGCGGGGCGATCGCCCGACTGTTTCGTTTGCGTCAGTTTAACCCTGCTTCAGGCGAGCTTTGGCTGTTTGCCAGAGGGCTTCGAGTTCTTCTAGGGAATAGTCGGCCAAAGGGCGATCGCTCTCTTGCAAAATCGCCTCTTCTACTAAGGCAAAGCGCTGGATAAACCGCTGGTTAGTGCTGTGGAGGGCTTCGGCGGGGTCGAGGTCGTGCCAGCGGGCGAGGTTGACCAGCGTAAAGAACAGGTCGCCCAATTCGGCTTGCTGGTTGGCTTTGGGTTCCTGGGCGATCGCCTGCCGAAATTCTTCTAGCTCCTCGTGAAACTTGTCCCACACGCCGTCGATGCTGTCCCACTCGAACCCAGCTTTGGCCGCTTTTTGGGAAATCTTAAGGGCTGCGGTGAGGGGCGGGAGCGATCGCCCGTAGCGTTCTAGCCGGGGGGTC
The Thermoleptolyngbya sichuanensis A183 DNA segment above includes these coding regions:
- the ybaK gene encoding Cys-tRNA(Pro) deacylase; its protein translation is MKTNAARALDKLGIAYELLEYEVNPDDLAAESVAAKIGLEPERVFKTLVARGDRTGVILAVIPGNMHLNLKALAALSGNRKVETVPLKEVQPLTGYIRGGVTALACKKDYPVYVDELIELFDTITISAGMRGLQILITPTDYIQAVQGTVGAIAQDKES
- a CDS encoding phosphodiester glycosidase family protein, whose product is MRVWQGLWLGWLLAGGLAAGLAVGLAGCDRSVAGAGSPTGLSASSAPPAQDLSSDVSPDLPPDLPPEASPDVQHDQHDVQYRVEALPTADVHWVMVPIRTFEVVPAIAQALQPLPQFAAQSGTVAAINAGFFDPVNGLTTSYVVQNGQLVADPHQNDRLMQNPNLAPYLPKILNRSEFRRYRCGQPGQERDHYAIALHAEAVPLGCTLQDAIGGGPRLLPDLTLEAEGFADPATGRDAIGSTQPNARSAVGILPNGDIVLAMAAQRPDAPTSSGLSLAELSNFLRSLGVVDAMNLDGGSSASLYVSGNTVLGRVDAQGSPIQRPVKSVLEVRRRPRD
- a CDS encoding isopenicillin N synthase family dioxygenase — encoded protein: MVTSVLSPIHTIPVIDIGGLRSPDWAERKAVAAHLRKASHEVGFFYIANHGIDAALVDQIFAESHRFFALPDADKLEISIQHSPISRGYEPLKHQTLDLNAAPDLKESIYIGLHRGPDDPLVQANTPNHGPNLYSRNLPGWREVVEQYFAAMLNLSYQLMRGLALSLDLEEHHFDPLADDPMPILRLLHYPPHPVQADDRTWGCGAHTDWGCLTILLQDAAGRLEVKTASGDWIAAEPIPDTFVINIGDMMARWTNDYYQSTPHRVVNRSGGDRYSVPFFFDINYHALVECLPTCQSETNPPKYPPITAGDHIVEMYQKTYQRVMGA